One stretch of Serinicoccus hydrothermalis DNA includes these proteins:
- the smpB gene encoding SsrA-binding protein SmpB, whose translation MPKDSGRKLIASNKKARYEYLIEDTVEAGLVLTGTEVKSLRQGRATLVDGYATQYQGELWLEGVHIPEYTQGTWTNHSARRRRKLLLHREQIDKLVAKAEQAGHTIVPLSLYFVDGRAKVEIALAKGKKLHDKRQTLRERQDRREADRAMSAHLKRHG comes from the coding sequence ATGCCCAAGGACTCCGGACGCAAACTGATCGCCAGCAACAAGAAGGCCCGCTACGAGTACCTCATCGAGGACACCGTCGAGGCCGGCCTCGTGCTGACCGGGACCGAGGTGAAGTCGCTGCGGCAGGGGCGCGCGACCCTCGTCGACGGGTATGCCACGCAGTACCAGGGCGAGCTGTGGCTCGAGGGCGTGCACATCCCGGAGTACACCCAGGGCACGTGGACCAACCACTCCGCCCGGCGGCGCCGCAAGCTGCTGCTCCACCGCGAGCAGATCGACAAGCTGGTCGCCAAGGCCGAGCAGGCCGGGCACACGATCGTGCCGCTGTCGCTCTACTTCGTCGACGGGCGCGCGAAGGTCGAGATCGCGCTGGCCAAGGGCAAGAAGCTGCACGACAAGCGCCAGACGCTGCGTGAGCGCCAGGACCGGCGCGAGGCCGACCGGGCGATGTCAGCCCACCTCAAGCGCCACGGCTGA